A genomic segment from Treponema sp. Marseille-Q3903 encodes:
- a CDS encoding periplasmic-type flagellar collar protein FlbB, with the protein MSFKKSLGKSFVLLLVILILIIGGLLWFDRLGVIHVKSVFSPVYKVLKKDPQTSTTATQSKPLTANLDEDRLIKQRESLDIFKEELDKRQQDIESAEKQNEKVTAELTEREKNQEEREKTFNLQVKKYDDKNINIEQIARNLNGMKPQAAVNILIAMDDQIVIDVLRKVEEIATAEGTSSLGAYWLSLMPSDRAATIQRKMLSKPDSLD; encoded by the coding sequence ATGTCTTTTAAAAAGTCTTTAGGAAAGTCTTTTGTGCTTTTACTTGTCATTCTTATATTGATTATAGGTGGACTTTTGTGGTTTGACAGGCTTGGCGTGATTCATGTGAAGTCGGTTTTTTCTCCTGTCTATAAAGTCCTAAAAAAAGATCCTCAGACAAGTACGACCGCAACTCAGTCAAAACCTCTTACAGCAAATCTCGATGAAGACCGGTTGATAAAACAAAGAGAATCTCTTGATATTTTTAAAGAAGAACTCGATAAACGCCAGCAAGACATTGAATCTGCCGAAAAACAAAATGAAAAAGTGACGGCAGAACTAACTGAACGCGAAAAAAATCAGGAAGAACGCGAAAAAACATTTAACCTGCAAGTAAAAAAATACGATGATAAGAATATAAACATTGAACAGATTGCAAGAAATCTGAATGGTATGAAGCCACAGGCTGCGGTAAATATTCTTATTGCAATGGATGATCAAATTGTGATAGATGTACTTCGCAAAGTTGAAGAGATCGCAACTGCTGAAGGCACTTCATCTTTAGGAGCATACTGGCTTTCCTTAATGCCATCTGACCGGGCTGCGACAATACAGCGGAAGATGCTCAGTAAGCCGGACTCTTTAGATTAA
- a CDS encoding ankyrin repeat domain-containing protein — MKWLLITDDDNLFCTVNKTLTKADKKNLCLASDFEIENLQNHKATYKFITACFIYSKNESNFSPKTIAVLASICGCLNAQRIPVITNLSIINDNELLEKDFLKKINNEAELINSISKNHKHFIEEAKKRIAKNELFNRGIPFTADCFGTYIAKNKIEIVNEFLQAGMDVNSRDDFGTPMLNIACRNDNFEFVKMLLDLGADLNAISEDRGYTAVMDAVWRGNEKITKYLISKGADLNTINKEGQCNLVLAVGANRESLVKLLTENGADPDVKDTMGMSAYNYAVLFKKQKLIDILQRYHKEA, encoded by the coding sequence ATGAAATGGCTTTTAATTACTGACGATGACAACCTATTTTGCACTGTAAACAAGACTCTTACAAAAGCTGATAAAAAAAATCTATGTCTTGCTTCAGATTTTGAAATTGAAAATTTACAAAATCATAAGGCAACTTATAAATTTATCACAGCGTGTTTTATATATTCGAAAAATGAATCAAATTTTTCGCCGAAAACTATAGCAGTGCTTGCCAGCATTTGCGGTTGTTTAAATGCTCAGCGTATCCCTGTCATAACTAATCTTTCAATAATCAACGACAATGAACTTCTTGAAAAAGATTTTCTCAAAAAAATTAACAATGAAGCCGAATTGATTAATTCGATTTCTAAAAATCACAAACATTTTATCGAAGAAGCCAAAAAGCGCATTGCAAAAAATGAACTTTTCAACAGAGGAATTCCTTTTACAGCAGATTGCTTTGGAACTTACATCGCAAAAAATAAAATTGAAATTGTCAACGAATTTCTTCAAGCTGGAATGGACGTCAATTCTCGAGATGATTTTGGCACTCCAATGTTAAATATTGCATGCCGCAACGACAATTTTGAGTTTGTTAAAATGCTTTTAGACCTCGGTGCTGATTTAAACGCGATATCTGAAGACCGCGGATACACAGCCGTTATGGATGCAGTCTGGCGTGGAAATGAAAAAATTACAAAATATCTGATTTCTAAAGGTGCGGATTTAAACACGATCAACAAAGAAGGTCAATGCAACCTTGTTCTTGCGGTCGGGGCAAATCGTGAATCGCTTGTAAAATTGCTTACAGAAAACGGAGCCGACCCTGATGTAAAAGATACGATGGGTATGAGCGCTTATAACTATGCTGTTTTATTTAAAAAGCAAAAACTTATAGACATTTTGCAGAGATACCACAAAGAAGCATAA
- the rbr gene encoding rubrerythrin — MMSKYSGTKTEKNLQAAFAGESQARNKYTYFSAVAKSEGFEQIAKIFEATANNEREHAKMWLTELEGIGNTHENLTSAADGENYEWTDMYEGFAKDAENEGFTELAAKFRAVAKIEKHHEERYRRLLNDGEVAKQAKEGTVKVWECRVCGNIIVGPNEPDFCPTCEQKNVYFEVHDDNYDLNLSWG, encoded by the coding sequence ATGATGAGCAAATATTCAGGAACTAAAACAGAAAAAAACTTGCAGGCAGCATTTGCAGGTGAAAGTCAAGCTAGAAACAAATATACTTACTTTTCGGCAGTAGCAAAAAGCGAAGGTTTTGAGCAGATTGCAAAAATTTTTGAAGCAACTGCAAACAATGAGCGTGAACATGCAAAAATGTGGCTTACAGAACTCGAAGGAATCGGAAATACGCACGAAAACCTTACGTCGGCTGCTGATGGTGAAAACTATGAATGGACAGATATGTACGAAGGTTTTGCAAAAGATGCTGAAAATGAAGGATTTACAGAACTCGCTGCAAAATTCCGTGCTGTTGCAAAGATTGAAAAACACCACGAGGAGCGCTACCGAAGGCTGTTAAATGATGGCGAAGTTGCAAAACAGGCAAAAGAGGGAACAGTCAAAGTTTGGGAATGCCGAGTTTGCGGTAACATAATCGTTGGTCCTAATGAACCTGATTTCTGTCCGACTTGTGAGCAAAAAAATGTTTACTTCGAAGTTCATGACGATAATTATGATTTGAACCTTTCGTGGGGATAA
- a CDS encoding flagellar hook-length control protein FliK: MSYQAIADVVACSQNVVQLRPPQISNITQDSLNGSQSLSFAQIMTSLQNDNALETAKSESPEQNQKTNSDEVCAEKPFEDKNKKTENVESKNDENGANANNVEKSEKDSKTVSGQKDEKKAEDAVEKSEKSAEKDSKLKKLSKKDFSKSKIDQFEKDDFEKQIENLKNAENLNNNAAVNSAKYAKKDETIKETDDKDEDLSVSAKISGTAENLEILDDKLKSYSKEHKEFYFSEDVKKSKKEFALDKDGKITVQDLRSEKINAADYGKKQNLKVGEPKLSGESTATFTMELNQKVEQNVLSLNNQSAASDGSNFQAMLNNQIQSSAPEFVKAGNLILKDNNQGTINLILHPDDLGNVKIHLSLDGKNLSGHITVASKEALQVFKDNSETLREAFLKSGFDSANFDVSYNNNNSFSQNGGFASQNDGTDYIAKQVYGNSGNILSGELENILMNIEDISNYSVNIIA, encoded by the coding sequence ATGTCATATCAAGCAATCGCAGATGTTGTCGCATGTTCTCAAAATGTAGTACAGTTACGACCCCCTCAGATATCTAATATAACTCAAGATTCTCTGAACGGTTCTCAAAGTTTGTCGTTTGCACAAATTATGACATCGCTGCAAAATGACAATGCGCTAGAAACTGCAAAGTCTGAAAGTCCTGAGCAAAATCAGAAAACTAATTCTGACGAAGTTTGTGCAGAAAAACCTTTTGAAGATAAAAACAAAAAGACGGAAAATGTTGAATCTAAAAATGATGAAAACGGCGCAAATGCAAATAATGTAGAAAAATCAGAAAAAGACTCAAAGACTGTTAGCGGTCAAAAAGATGAAAAAAAAGCGGAAGACGCTGTTGAAAAATCGGAAAAATCAGCTGAAAAAGATTCAAAATTAAAAAAACTGTCTAAAAAAGATTTCTCAAAATCAAAAATTGATCAGTTTGAAAAAGACGATTTTGAAAAGCAAATCGAGAATCTAAAAAACGCAGAAAATCTCAATAATAATGCTGCTGTAAACAGCGCAAAATATGCAAAAAAAGATGAAACAATAAAAGAGACTGATGACAAAGACGAAGACCTTTCAGTTTCTGCAAAAATCAGCGGCACAGCAGAAAATCTTGAGATTCTTGATGATAAGCTCAAATCATACTCTAAAGAGCATAAAGAATTTTATTTTTCTGAAGATGTAAAGAAAAGCAAAAAAGAATTTGCTTTGGACAAAGACGGCAAAATAACAGTTCAAGATCTTCGTTCTGAAAAAATAAATGCTGCTGATTACGGCAAAAAGCAAAATCTAAAAGTAGGCGAACCGAAATTGTCAGGCGAAAGCACAGCGACTTTTACGATGGAATTGAATCAAAAAGTTGAGCAGAATGTTCTTTCGTTAAATAATCAGAGTGCGGCAAGCGATGGTTCAAATTTTCAAGCAATGCTCAACAATCAGATTCAAAGCAGTGCACCGGAATTTGTAAAGGCAGGAAACCTCATCTTAAAAGACAACAATCAGGGAACAATCAATTTAATTCTTCATCCAGATGACCTCGGCAATGTAAAAATTCACCTTTCATTGGATGGAAAAAATTTGAGCGGACATATAACTGTCGCGAGCAAAGAAGCTTTGCAGGTTTTTAAAGACAACTCGGAAACTCTGCGCGAAGCGTTCTTAAAAAGCGGTTTTGACTCTGCAAATTTTGATGTTTCTTATAATAATAACAACTCGTTTAGTCAAAATGGTGGGTTTGCAAGTCAAAATGACGGAACAGATTATATTGCAAAACAAGTTTATGGAAATTCGGGAAACATTTTGAGCGGAGAACTTGAAAATATATTGATGAATATTGAAGATATTTCAAATTATTCAGTAAATATTATTGCTTAA
- the flgE gene encoding flagellar hook protein FlgE: protein MMRSLYSGVSGLQNHQTRMDVIGNNISNVNTNGFKRGRVNFQDMISQQMSGAAKPTDELGGVNPKEVGLGMTVASIDNIFTQGNLQSTGVSTDIAIQGNGFFLMKSGEESFYTRNGSFGLDRDGTLVNPANGMRVQGWMAEDINGQMIVKTAATPEDLIIPTGAKDPAKETTNVNFACNLNKNTPEILDGASADDVAKGTWGTEQKIYDSFGNEHLLSVSFRRVNGNPNQWEATVQIDPDNADYTQTRVGLNTTDGVGNTFLVSFDNYGALQSVSDTAGYNSNPEGQIVIQTSFAVADSNADAEGNPYRQTLNINLGTIGSFKDTITQSASKSTTKAFYQDGYTMGYLDNFKIDSSGTITGVYTNGTNRTIGQIALATFANDRGLEKAGDNTYIESNNSGMARIGESGVGGKGTLMAGALEMSNVDLSEQMTDMIVTQRGFQSNAKTIQTADTLLETVLSLKR, encoded by the coding sequence ATGATGAGATCACTTTATTCTGGCGTTTCGGGATTGCAGAATCACCAGACAAGAATGGACGTAATTGGCAACAACATTTCTAACGTAAACACAAACGGTTTTAAACGTGGGCGCGTAAACTTTCAGGATATGATTAGCCAGCAGATGAGCGGCGCCGCAAAACCTACAGATGAACTTGGTGGGGTAAATCCTAAGGAAGTCGGTCTTGGAATGACAGTCGCTTCAATCGACAATATCTTTACTCAAGGTAACTTGCAGTCAACAGGAGTTTCAACAGACATCGCTATTCAGGGCAACGGATTTTTCCTTATGAAAAGCGGCGAAGAGTCTTTTTACACGAGAAACGGTTCGTTCGGACTTGACCGCGACGGAACTCTCGTCAATCCTGCTAACGGTATGCGGGTTCAAGGTTGGATGGCAGAAGATATCAACGGTCAGATGATTGTAAAAACTGCGGCAACTCCTGAAGATTTGATTATTCCGACAGGGGCGAAAGATCCTGCAAAAGAGACAACTAACGTCAATTTTGCGTGTAACTTGAACAAAAACACGCCGGAAATTCTGGATGGGGCAAGCGCTGATGATGTTGCAAAAGGAACTTGGGGAACTGAACAGAAGATTTATGACAGTTTTGGAAACGAGCATCTCCTTTCTGTTTCATTTAGACGTGTAAATGGAAACCCGAATCAGTGGGAAGCAACAGTCCAAATTGATCCTGACAATGCCGATTATACACAAACACGAGTCGGCTTGAACACAACAGACGGAGTTGGAAACACATTCCTCGTAAGTTTTGACAACTACGGTGCTCTTCAATCTGTTTCAGATACAGCCGGTTATAATTCAAATCCTGAAGGGCAAATTGTAATCCAGACTTCTTTTGCCGTAGCTGATTCAAATGCAGATGCCGAAGGAAATCCTTACCGCCAGACATTGAATATCAACTTGGGAACAATCGGTTCTTTTAAAGATACAATCACACAGTCTGCTTCAAAGTCTACAACAAAGGCTTTCTATCAAGACGGTTACACGATGGGTTATCTCGATAACTTTAAGATTGACTCAAGCGGAACTATCACCGGCGTTTATACAAACGGCACAAACCGCACAATCGGTCAGATTGCACTTGCAACATTTGCAAACGACCGCGGTCTTGAAAAAGCTGGTGATAACACTTATATAGAATCTAATAACTCAGGGATGGCGCGAATCGGCGAATCAGGAGTAGGCGGAAAAGGCACTTTGATGGCAGGTGCATTGGAAATGTCAAACGTTGATTTGTCTGAACAGATGACAGATATGATTGTAACGCAGCGTGGATTCCAGTCTAACGCAAAGACAATCCAAACAGCAGACACATTGCTTGAAACTGTTTTGAGCTTAAAGCGATAA
- the flgD gene encoding flagellar hook assembly protein FlgD, which translates to MMELLNTQMNASEKLAVENQVNTYNKTLVNEGRKTSHELGKDDFLKLLITQLSNQDPTNPMENTEFISQMAQFSSLEQITNMSSSFSKMAAYIGSSEAVSTLGKTVELNIGDTTVTGIVEGAIRGESPQVLVNGMYYGMDKINAVYAD; encoded by the coding sequence ATGATGGAACTTCTGAACACACAGATGAATGCAAGTGAAAAGTTAGCTGTTGAAAATCAGGTGAATACTTACAACAAAACACTTGTAAATGAAGGAAGAAAAACTTCTCATGAATTAGGAAAAGATGATTTTTTGAAACTGCTTATCACTCAGCTTTCAAACCAAGATCCGACAAATCCGATGGAGAACACTGAGTTTATATCGCAAATGGCTCAGTTCAGCTCTTTGGAACAGATTACAAATATGAGTTCATCTTTTAGCAAGATGGCTGCTTATATCGGCAGCTCTGAAGCTGTCTCAACTTTAGGCAAAACTGTAGAATTGAATATTGGAGATACTACGGTTACAGGTATTGTGGAAGGGGCGATTCGCGGGGAAAGTCCACAGGTACTTGTAAACGGTATGTATTATGGAATGGATAAAATTAATGCGGTATACGCAGACTAA
- a CDS encoding DEAD/DEAH box helicase: protein MDFNELGLDERLLKGIEAAGYVSCTPVQEQVIKASKSTAGSKGPDLYVQSQTGTGKTCAYLTAVIEEMLKQENKGKKCLILAPTRELAVQIEEEAKVLVGTSGLKVFSVYGGVGYEKQIANLKKGVDIVIGTPGRVIDLNESANLSLADTKFCVIDEADRMFDMGFYADLRQILKCLPAAEERQTMLFSATLNSYVKNLAWEYTRDPIEITIESENITVSEIQQELLHVSSDDKMKLLLGILKHETPESAIIFCNTKRTCEVVAKRLQLNDIKCDFLIGDLPQSKRLQILKSFKAGEIKTLIATDVAARGIDIDDLAMVINYDLPVEAENYVHRIGRTARAGKSGKAYTFCSEQNVYNLPAIERYIEMQIPATVAYSDQMEEDKSAGVYIKTENWHDDDENDNRDGYKKGKNGDFHNRRSERGRVGERKSYSKDGKKDFKKGDRKDFKKNQSKDERKRERKPYIDPAKLEGLSYEERMKLYKEVYSAPADKSAGNKNGNKKSFDKNKKNINGEYKKSVYKKGDYKKSTYKKADYKKNYKKSYNDNKKSPEKKMSLFQKIKSIFGK, encoded by the coding sequence ATGGATTTTAATGAATTAGGTCTTGATGAAAGACTTTTGAAAGGAATTGAAGCTGCCGGTTATGTTAGTTGTACGCCGGTTCAAGAACAAGTGATCAAAGCTTCAAAATCGACTGCCGGTTCAAAGGGACCGGATTTGTATGTTCAGTCGCAGACTGGAACAGGTAAAACTTGTGCTTATCTTACAGCCGTAATCGAAGAAATGCTCAAACAAGAAAACAAGGGAAAAAAATGTTTGATTTTGGCACCAACTCGCGAACTCGCAGTCCAGATAGAAGAAGAAGCAAAAGTCCTTGTAGGAACAAGCGGTCTGAAAGTTTTTTCCGTTTATGGTGGAGTAGGTTATGAAAAACAGATCGCAAACCTCAAAAAAGGCGTTGATATAGTCATCGGAACTCCAGGCCGCGTTATAGACCTGAACGAAAGCGCCAATCTCTCTCTTGCAGATACAAAATTTTGCGTTATAGATGAAGCAGACCGCATGTTTGATATGGGATTTTACGCCGACCTTCGTCAAATTTTAAAATGCCTTCCTGCTGCGGAAGAGCGCCAGACGATGCTTTTTTCCGCAACGCTCAATTCGTATGTGAAAAACCTTGCATGGGAATACACTCGCGACCCGATAGAAATCACAATCGAATCTGAAAACATCACCGTGAGTGAAATTCAACAGGAACTGTTGCACGTTTCGAGCGATGATAAAATGAAACTTTTGCTTGGAATTCTTAAACACGAGACTCCTGAAAGCGCAATCATCTTCTGTAACACAAAACGCACTTGTGAAGTTGTTGCAAAAAGGCTTCAGCTCAATGATATAAAGTGTGATTTTTTAATTGGAGATTTGCCACAGTCAAAACGCCTCCAAATCTTAAAATCTTTTAAAGCTGGCGAAATCAAAACTCTGATTGCAACTGATGTTGCCGCTCGCGGAATCGACATAGACGACCTTGCTATGGTTATCAACTATGACCTGCCTGTAGAAGCTGAAAACTATGTCCACCGTATTGGAAGAACGGCACGCGCCGGAAAATCAGGCAAAGCATATACATTCTGTTCGGAACAAAATGTATACAATCTTCCAGCTATCGAGCGCTATATAGAAATGCAAATTCCTGCAACTGTAGCTTATTCAGACCAGATGGAAGAAGATAAATCTGCCGGTGTCTATATCAAAACAGAAAACTGGCACGACGATGATGAAAATGACAACCGAGACGGATACAAAAAAGGTAAAAACGGTGACTTTCACAACAGGCGAAGTGAGCGTGGGCGAGTGGGCGAACGTAAATCATATAGCAAAGACGGGAAAAAAGATTTCAAAAAAGGCGACCGCAAAGATTTCAAAAAAAATCAGAGCAAAGATGAGCGTAAAAGAGAACGCAAGCCATACATCGATCCTGCAAAACTCGAAGGACTTTCTTATGAAGAGCGCATGAAGCTTTACAAAGAAGTATATTCTGCTCCTGCTGATAAAAGCGCCGGCAACAAAAACGGTAACAAAAAGTCTTTCGACAAAAACAAGAAAAACATCAACGGTGAATATAAAAAAAGTGTTTACAAAAAAGGTGATTATAAAAAATCAACATACAAAAAAGCCGATTATAAGAAAAACTATAAAAAATCTTATAATGATAACAAAAAATCTCCTGAAAAGAAGATGTCATTATTCCAAAAGATAAAATCTATTTTTGGAAAATAA
- a CDS encoding class I SAM-dependent methyltransferase, translating to MENKSVNKTEYQSQLFSNRLKKKYKEIRKWARKNRISCYRLYDRDIPEIPLSLDLYEFLPNDVTNPIETAKFLAEQNAKIAANDLSIESDIKERTYAILYLYERPYKKTDEEEEVWLKTMAQSASNVLGIPENHIIKKFRKHQKGKNQYEKQSDKEKSVESVIPYSLTQECGQLFKIDLTSYLDTGLFFDHRPLRNILRDTCSNKSVLNLFCYTGSFSVYAAQGNAKSVESVDLSNTYLSWAKENMKLNGFDDKKYIFTRADCIYFLQEKAVAEKNLITKSYDIIVLDPPTFSNSKNTPNVLDINKQWQQLVKDCLNILNPGGVLYFSTNSERLKFDASLIPPKTVSGAYFKVEDITTKTIPTDFTGSKPHRCWKFTLA from the coding sequence ATGGAAAATAAATCTGTAAACAAAACGGAATATCAGTCGCAGCTATTTTCAAACAGACTAAAGAAAAAATACAAAGAAATTCGAAAATGGGCAAGAAAAAATAGGATTTCATGTTATCGCCTTTATGACCGCGATATCCCAGAAATTCCTTTAAGCCTTGATCTGTATGAGTTTTTACCGAATGATGTTACAAATCCTATTGAAACGGCAAAATTTCTAGCTGAACAAAATGCAAAAATTGCTGCAAACGACTTGTCTATAGAATCGGATATAAAGGAACGCACTTATGCAATTCTTTACCTTTATGAACGCCCTTATAAAAAAACTGATGAAGAAGAAGAGGTGTGGCTCAAAACGATGGCACAATCAGCTTCAAATGTTTTAGGAATTCCAGAAAATCACATCATTAAAAAATTTCGCAAACACCAGAAAGGTAAAAATCAGTATGAAAAACAAAGCGATAAAGAAAAATCTGTTGAATCGGTAATTCCATACAGTTTGACACAAGAATGCGGGCAACTTTTTAAGATTGATTTAACATCATATTTGGACACAGGACTTTTTTTTGATCATCGTCCTCTTAGAAATATTTTGAGAGACACTTGCAGCAACAAAAGCGTATTAAATCTTTTTTGCTATACAGGAAGTTTTTCTGTTTACGCTGCTCAAGGAAATGCAAAATCTGTGGAATCTGTTGACTTGTCGAACACTTATCTTTCATGGGCAAAAGAAAATATGAAACTCAACGGATTTGATGATAAAAAATACATTTTTACACGGGCAGACTGCATCTATTTTTTGCAAGAAAAGGCTGTTGCAGAAAAGAACCTCATCACCAAATCTTACGATATAATCGTGCTTGATCCGCCGACATTCAGCAACAGCAAAAATACGCCGAATGTGCTTGATATAAATAAACAATGGCAGCAGCTTGTAAAAGATTGCTTAAATATCTTAAATCCAGGTGGCGTTCTCTACTTTTCAACAAACAGCGAACGATTGAAATTCGACGCAAGTCTAATTCCGCCAAAGACAGTTTCCGGAGCATATTTCAAAGTTGAAGATATCACAACCAAAACAATTCCGACAGATTTTACAGGCAGCAAGCCGCACCGCTGCTGGAAATTTACCTTAGCCTAG
- the rpmE gene encoding 50S ribosomal protein L31, which yields MRKGIHPDYKLTKITCACGNVIETRSTVENIHVEICSACHPFYTGKQKLVDTAGRIDRFNKRYGIKGSEN from the coding sequence ATGAGAAAGGGAATCCACCCAGATTACAAACTTACAAAAATTACTTGCGCTTGCGGCAATGTGATTGAAACACGTTCAACAGTTGAAAATATCCACGTTGAAATTTGTTCTGCATGTCACCCGTTCTATACAGGAAAGCAGAAGCTTGTTGATACTGCAGGTCGTATCGATCGCTTTAACAAGCGTTATGGTATAAAAGGTTCTGAGAACTAA
- a CDS encoding HAD family phosphatase codes for MIKNIVFDIGSVLVEFIPEKVLQDMELPEDEVQTIAQYTAYSKYWSELDRGVIDKNEVIEKMLSELPSEYRKDAKLFFEKELLKAVKTFDYAKNWLKELKESGYNIYLLTNYPDWMFDYHWENEFTFAPYIDGKVVSGKVKVLKPNPEIYNALLKKYKLNAKECVFIDDRAENIEAAKKLGFSGFVFTDFQKAKKLLSEMLR; via the coding sequence ATGATAAAAAACATTGTCTTTGATATTGGTTCAGTTTTGGTAGAATTTATTCCTGAAAAGGTTTTGCAAGATATGGAGCTTCCTGAAGATGAAGTTCAAACAATCGCACAATACACAGCATACAGTAAATATTGGAGTGAATTAGATCGCGGTGTTATTGATAAAAACGAAGTTATTGAAAAAATGCTCAGCGAATTGCCATCAGAATATCGAAAAGATGCAAAACTTTTTTTTGAAAAAGAATTGTTAAAAGCCGTAAAAACTTTTGACTATGCAAAAAATTGGCTAAAAGAATTGAAAGAAAGCGGTTACAATATTTATCTTTTGACAAATTATCCCGATTGGATGTTCGATTATCACTGGGAAAATGAGTTTACGTTTGCTCCCTACATTGACGGAAAAGTTGTAAGCGGCAAAGTAAAAGTTCTAAAACCGAACCCTGAAATTTACAATGCGTTGCTCAAAAAGTACAAATTGAATGCAAAAGAATGTGTATTCATAGACGATAGGGCAGAAAACATCGAGGCTGCGAAAAAACTCGGATTTTCGGGATTTGTGTTCACAGATTTCCAAAAAGCAAAAAAGCTATTATCGGAAATGTTGAGATAA
- a CDS encoding hexokinase codes for MNTTVSSFLSRHNFVNHVDVLSVAQAILDDMRKGLRLEKANQDMIRTFCNPPKNQAKNNSVIVIDAGGTNFRSCLVDFDENGGAVISEMEKTRMPGVEKELSRKEFFKQIADNLEHLKNKSDRIGFCFSYPMEIKENGDGVLLGFSKEVKAPEVVGCEVGKCLKEALAGRGWNTIKRITLCNDTVAALLAGAACASSGDRYSSYIGFILGTGMNAAYIQPDCGSCKINRQIVVCESGKFLSVNRSDFDIAFANTTVNPNAFYIEKLCSGAYIGAVSWYALQAAAKDGIFSGEVCKAIEKLDVLTLIEMDKFLHAPYNTDCALGKLVSTTGTDEDADKIFQILDAIVERAARYSAAILTACAIQTGAGKTSTKPICILCDGTTFHKTYMVKARVSAYLDEVLTRQNGIYWKIVSCDNDITLGAAISGLID; via the coding sequence ATGAATACTACTGTAAGTTCATTTTTATCACGTCATAATTTTGTAAACCACGTCGATGTTTTATCTGTTGCTCAAGCAATTTTAGATGATATGCGAAAAGGTCTTCGCTTGGAAAAGGCAAATCAGGATATGATCCGCACTTTCTGTAATCCGCCAAAAAATCAGGCAAAAAACAATTCTGTAATAGTGATCGATGCAGGGGGAACAAATTTTCGCTCGTGCCTTGTAGATTTTGATGAAAACGGTGGGGCTGTTATTTCTGAAATGGAAAAAACACGCATGCCTGGAGTTGAAAAAGAGCTTTCACGCAAAGAATTTTTTAAACAGATTGCAGACAATCTTGAACATCTTAAAAATAAATCAGATAGAATCGGTTTTTGCTTTTCGTATCCGATGGAAATCAAAGAAAACGGCGATGGCGTTTTGCTCGGATTTTCAAAAGAAGTAAAAGCGCCTGAAGTTGTAGGGTGCGAAGTCGGAAAGTGCTTAAAAGAAGCTTTGGCTGGTCGCGGATGGAATACAATTAAACGAATCACTCTTTGTAACGATACAGTTGCTGCTCTTCTCGCCGGAGCTGCTTGTGCATCTTCAGGTGACCGCTATTCTTCATATATCGGATTTATTCTTGGAACCGGTATGAACGCTGCGTACATTCAGCCGGACTGCGGCAGCTGCAAAATAAACAGACAGATTGTAGTTTGCGAAAGCGGCAAGTTCCTGAGCGTAAACCGGTCAGATTTTGATATTGCATTTGCAAATACGACAGTAAATCCGAACGCATTCTATATTGAGAAATTGTGCTCCGGAGCATATATAGGAGCTGTTTCGTGGTATGCATTGCAAGCTGCCGCAAAAGACGGAATTTTCAGCGGAGAAGTTTGCAAAGCGATTGAAAAACTTGATGTGCTCACATTGATTGAAATGGATAAATTTCTTCATGCGCCATACAACACTGATTGTGCACTTGGAAAACTTGTATCTACGACAGGAACAGATGAAGATGCAGACAAAATTTTCCAGATTCTCGACGCAATAGTTGAGCGTGCTGCGCGTTATTCTGCTGCGATTCTCACAGCTTGTGCAATTCAGACAGGAGCAGGAAAAACTTCAACAAAACCTATATGCATTTTATGTGACGGAACAACTTTTCATAAGACTTATATGGTTAAAGCTCGTGTAAGCGCTTATCTTGATGAAGTTCTTACTCGCCAAAATGGTATTTACTGGAAAATTGTATCATGTGACAACGATATTACACTTGGTGCTGCAATCTCCGGTTTGATAGATTAA